Proteins encoded together in one Festucalex cinctus isolate MCC-2025b chromosome 8, RoL_Fcin_1.0, whole genome shotgun sequence window:
- the idh3b gene encoding isocitrate dehydrogenase [NAD] subunit beta, mitochondrial isoform X1 — protein MAAVMRSRLVTLIKGLSGPQWQQLVCRPLSISAGRFGSEAPPARADATFKVTMVPGDGVGPELMSAVKDVFKAGDVPVEFEEFHLSEVQNMASEEKLEQVLTSMKSNRVAIKGKIHTPMEFKGELASYEMKLRRKLDLFANVVHVNSLPGYSTRHNNLDLVIIREQTEGEYSSLEHESVTGVIECLKIITRVKSRRIAKFAFDYATKKGRSKVTAVHKANIMKLGDGLFLQSCAEVAQLYPKIKYENIIIDNCCMQLVQNPYQFDVLVMPNLYGNIIDNLAAGLVGGAGVVPGESYSAEYAVFETGARHPFAQAVGRNIANPTAMLLSSANMLRHLNLDYHSQMVSDAVKRVIKQGKVRPRDLGGYCTTGDFVRAVLDNLQYRPI, from the exons ATGGCGGCTGTCATGAGAAGCAGACTGGTAACATTGATCAAG GGTCTGAGTGGCCCTCAGTGGCAGCAACTTGTCTGTCGACCCTTGAGCATATCTGCTGGTCGCTTTGGTTCCGAAGCCCCACCTGCACGTGCCGATGCAACCTTTAAGGTCACGATGGTTCCAGGAGATGGTGTTGGACCTGAGCTTATGTCTGCTGTCAAGGATGTGTTCAAA GCAGGAGATGTCCCTGTGGAATTTGAGGAATTTCATTTGAGTGAAGTGCAGAACATGGCCAGCGAGGAGAAGCTGGAGCAAGTGTTGACCTCAATGAAGAGCAACAGAGTAGCCATTAAAG GAAAGATCCACACACCCATGGAGTTCAAAGGGGAGTTGGCTTCATATGAGATGAAACTGAG ACGTAAACTGGACCTGTTTGCCAATGTGGTTCATGTGAATAGCTTGCCAGGCTATAGCACGCGCCACAACAATCTGGACCTGGTGATCATCCGAGAACAAACAGAGGGGGAGTACAGCTCCTTGGAGCATGAG AGTGTGACAGGTGTGATTGAATGTCTGAAAATCATCACCAGAGTGAAATCAAGGCGTATCGCCAAGTTTGCCTTTGATTATGCCACCAAGAAGGGGCGAAGCAAGGTTACGGCTGTTCACAAGGCCAACATCAT GAAATTAGGTGATGGCCTTTTTCTGCAGAGCTGTGCAGAAGTGGCGCAGCtatatccaaaaatcaaataTGAAAACATAATCATCGATAACTGTTGCATGCag TTGGTGCAGAACCCGTACCAGTTTGATGTGCTGGTAATGCCCAACTTGTATGGAAACATTATTGATAACCTCGCAGCAGGACTGGTGGGAGGTGCCGGCGTTGTTCCCGGCGAAAGCTACAGTGCAGAATATGCAGTATTTGAGACG GGTGCGCGCCATCCCTTTGCACAAGCAGTAGGCAGGAACATTGCTAACCCCACGGCCATGCTGCTGAGTTCTGCTAACATGCTTCGACACCTCAA TCTGGATTATCACTCCCAAATGGTGTCGGATGCTGTCAAAAGGGTCATCAAACAGGGGAAG GTACGGCCACGAGACCTTGGCGGTTACTGTACCACGGGAGACTTTGTGCGTGCTGTTTTGGATAACCTGCAATACCGACCAATATAG
- the idh3b gene encoding isocitrate dehydrogenase [NAD] subunit beta, mitochondrial isoform X2, translating to MAAVMRSRLVTLIKGLSGPQWQQLVCRPLSISAGRFGSEAPPARADATFKVTMVPGDGVGPELMSAVKDVFKAGDVPVEFEEFHLSEVQNMASEEKLEQVLTSMKSNRVAIKGKIHTPMEFKGELASYEMKLRRKLDLFANVVHVNSLPGYSTRHNNLDLVIIREQTEGEYSSLEHESVTGVIECLKIITRVKSRRIAKFAFDYATKKGRSKVTAVHKANIMKLGDGLFLQSCAEVAQLYPKIKYENIIIDNCCMQLVQNPYQFDVLVMPNLYGNIIDNLAAGLVGGAGVVPGESYSAEYAVFETGARHPFAQAVGRNIANPTAMLLSSANMLRHLNLDYHSQMVSDAVKRVIKQGKVRTGDLGGYATSDEFTQAVIANLSA from the exons ATGGCGGCTGTCATGAGAAGCAGACTGGTAACATTGATCAAG GGTCTGAGTGGCCCTCAGTGGCAGCAACTTGTCTGTCGACCCTTGAGCATATCTGCTGGTCGCTTTGGTTCCGAAGCCCCACCTGCACGTGCCGATGCAACCTTTAAGGTCACGATGGTTCCAGGAGATGGTGTTGGACCTGAGCTTATGTCTGCTGTCAAGGATGTGTTCAAA GCAGGAGATGTCCCTGTGGAATTTGAGGAATTTCATTTGAGTGAAGTGCAGAACATGGCCAGCGAGGAGAAGCTGGAGCAAGTGTTGACCTCAATGAAGAGCAACAGAGTAGCCATTAAAG GAAAGATCCACACACCCATGGAGTTCAAAGGGGAGTTGGCTTCATATGAGATGAAACTGAG ACGTAAACTGGACCTGTTTGCCAATGTGGTTCATGTGAATAGCTTGCCAGGCTATAGCACGCGCCACAACAATCTGGACCTGGTGATCATCCGAGAACAAACAGAGGGGGAGTACAGCTCCTTGGAGCATGAG AGTGTGACAGGTGTGATTGAATGTCTGAAAATCATCACCAGAGTGAAATCAAGGCGTATCGCCAAGTTTGCCTTTGATTATGCCACCAAGAAGGGGCGAAGCAAGGTTACGGCTGTTCACAAGGCCAACATCAT GAAATTAGGTGATGGCCTTTTTCTGCAGAGCTGTGCAGAAGTGGCGCAGCtatatccaaaaatcaaataTGAAAACATAATCATCGATAACTGTTGCATGCag TTGGTGCAGAACCCGTACCAGTTTGATGTGCTGGTAATGCCCAACTTGTATGGAAACATTATTGATAACCTCGCAGCAGGACTGGTGGGAGGTGCCGGCGTTGTTCCCGGCGAAAGCTACAGTGCAGAATATGCAGTATTTGAGACG GGTGCGCGCCATCCCTTTGCACAAGCAGTAGGCAGGAACATTGCTAACCCCACGGCCATGCTGCTGAGTTCTGCTAACATGCTTCGACACCTCAA TCTGGATTATCACTCCCAAATGGTGTCGGATGCTGTCAAAAGGGTCATCAAACAGGGGAAG GTGCGTACTGGAGACCTGGGGGGTTATGCCACGAGCGACGAGTTCACCCAAGCTGTCATCGCTAACCTGTCTGCCTAA
- the wdr1 gene encoding WD repeat-containing protein 1 produces MSYELRQVFASLPQMERGVAKVISGDPSGNNFLYTNGKCVIIRNIHNPAIADIYTEHAHAVTVAKYAPSGFYIASGDASGKVRIWDTTQKEHLLKYEYVPISGKVKDIAWTEDSKRIAVVGEGREKFGSVFLWDSGSSVGSVSGHSKLINTVDIRPRRPYRMITGSDDTNTCFFEGPPFKWKCTLRNHSQFVNCARFSPDGSHFATAGADGQILLFDGGTGELTSHLGEEKAHNGGIYAISWSPDSSQLISASGDKTVKLWDVGTGTALTTFRMGNDIADQQLGCLWQNEHLLSISLTGYINYLDRNNPNRPIRTIKGHTKSIQCVSIHRSDGRSYIYTGSHDGHINYWDAETGENDCFLGKGHSNQVSKMVVDADEVVTCSMDDTARYTSIDKKDYSASDVVKMDTQPKSISVAAGGLTLVVCIGQVVLLKDKVKVFTLENLDYEPEVGVLNPAGNIAAVGGKDAKIRLYSVQGNTIKDEGQTMEVKGAITDMAYSNDGAYLAVIDDKKVATAFSVADGYSVKNEFYGHHAKPVTLAWAPDNEHFATGGMDMMVYIWTVGDADKRLRLPDCHRLHHVSGLSWIDANTLVTTSHDASVKQWTIKY; encoded by the exons ATGTCGTACGAACTGA GACAAGTGTTTGCGAGTCTCCCGCAGATGGAAAGGGGAGTTGCTAAAGTGATTAGTGGTGATCCCTCGGGTAACAACTTCCTCTACACCAACGGGAAGTGTGTCATCATCCGTAACATTCat AACCCGGCCATAGCAGACATTTATACTGAACATGCCCATGCAGTTACTGTTGCAAAGTATGCTCCCAGTGGATTCTACATTGCATCTGGAg ATGCATCAGGAAAGGTCCGTATCTGGGACACCACACAGAAGGAGCACCTACTCAAGTACGAGTACGTTCCAATATCGGGCAAGGTCAAGGACATCGCATGGACAGAGGACAGCAAAAGGATTGCTGTTGTTGGGGAAGGACGAGAAAA GTTCGGGTCTGTGTTTCTTTGGGACTCTGGTTCTTCAGTTGGAAGTGTCTCTGGCCACTCCAAATTAATCAACACCGTCGACATCCGTCCTAGACGTCCCTACCGAATGATCACTGGCAGTGATGacaccaatacttgtttttttGAGGGGCCTCCCTTCAAGTGGAAGTGCACGTTGCGT AATCACAGCCAGTTTGTCAACTGTGCTCGTTTCTCTCCTGATGGAAGTCACTTTGCTACAGCTGGGGCTGATGGCCAG ATTCTTCTCTTTGATGGAGGTACTGGTGAGCTTACCAGCCACTTGGGAGAAGAAAAGGCCCACAATGGAGGGATATATGCT ATAAGCTGGAGTCCAGACAGCTCCCAGCTGATTTCTGCCTCAGGGGACAAGACCGTCAAGCTCTGGGATGTTGGCACTGGTACTGCGCTCACCACCTTCCGCATGGGCAATGATATCGCGGATCAGCAGCTGGGCTGTCTGTGGCAGAACGAGCACCTCCTCAGCATCTCCCTGACAGGCTACATTAACTACTTGGACAGGAACAATCCTAACCGACCCATACGCACCATCAAG GGCCACACCAAGTCCATTCAGTGTGTGTCAATTCACAGAAGTGATGGACGATCATACATCTACACAGGGAGTCATGATGGGCACATCAAT TATTGGGATGCGGAAACTGGGGAGAACGATTGTTTCCTTGGAAAGGGCCACAGCAACCAGGTGAGCAAAATGGTTGTTGATGCCGATGAGGTGGTGACGTGCAGCATGGATGACACGGCGCGCTACACCAGCATCGACAAGAAAGATTACAG TGCTTCTGATGTAGTGAAAATGGATACCCAGCCTAAAAGCATCTCAGTAGCTGCAGGGGGCCTAACACTGGTTGTGTGCATTGGGCAG gtaGTCTTACTGAAGGACAAAGTAAAGGTCTTCACACTGGAAAACCTTGACTATGAACCTGAAGTTGGAGTTCTTAATCCTGCAGGGAACATTGCTGCTGTGGGGGGAAAG GATGCTAAGATTCGTCTGTACTCTGTCCAAGGCAATACTATCAAGGATGAGGGACAAACCATGGAGGTTAAAGGGGCAATCACAGATATGGCTTACTCTAATGACGGAGCCTATTTGGCTGTCATAGATGACAAGAAAGTCGCCACAGCCTTTAGTGTGGCAGATGGCTACTCG gtcaaaaatgagttttatgGACACCATGCAAAACCTGTTACCTTAGCCTGGGCACCCGATAATGAGCACTTTGCAACCGGTGGGATGGACATGATGGTTTACATCTGGACTGTTGGTGATGCAGATAAACGGCTGAGGCTGCCAG ACTGTCACAGGTTGCACCACGTCAGCGGTTTGTCTTGGATTGACGCAAATACTCTGGTCACCACTTCCCACGATGCCAGCGTCAAGCAGTGGACTATTAAATACTGA